From a region of the Streptomyces sp. NBC_01454 genome:
- a CDS encoding LacI family DNA-binding transcriptional regulator — protein sequence MERSNKRAEAPPGERSGTRPGADRAPTIRGVAERAGVSKSLVSLVLQGSPRVSDAKRQAVLAAIDELGYRPNAAARSLVARRTQTVGVLLNDMRNPWFVEVLDGLNSLLQAHDLRMLMADGRLDRRAGHGFARTFQELRVDGLVVVGTLPDTAGLAEVAERLPTVIAGNHEPRLPHTDLVANDDEHGARLATEHLIGLGHRRLAHIAGQGPVGERRRRGFETAVRSHGLAADAVVESGDGTEEGGYRAAVRLLGPPRATRGATAERPTAVFAFNDISCVGALSAAQELGLDVPADLSLVGYDNTYLARIRHLWLNSVNNASHEVGRRAARCLLDRMERPDAPAGHQLVAPELEIRGSTAPPGAV from the coding sequence ATGGAACGGTCCAACAAGCGCGCCGAGGCGCCACCCGGCGAACGGTCCGGCACCCGGCCGGGCGCGGACCGGGCCCCGACGATCCGCGGCGTCGCCGAGCGCGCGGGCGTCTCCAAATCGCTCGTCTCGCTCGTGCTGCAGGGTTCACCACGGGTCAGCGACGCCAAACGGCAGGCCGTGCTGGCGGCCATCGACGAACTGGGCTACCGCCCCAACGCCGCGGCCCGCAGCCTCGTCGCACGCCGCACCCAGACCGTCGGCGTCCTGCTCAACGACATGCGTAACCCCTGGTTCGTCGAGGTGCTCGACGGCCTCAACTCCCTGCTGCAGGCGCACGACCTGCGGATGCTGATGGCTGACGGACGGCTGGACCGGCGGGCCGGCCACGGATTCGCCCGGACCTTCCAGGAACTACGGGTCGACGGTCTCGTCGTCGTCGGCACCCTCCCGGACACCGCGGGCCTCGCCGAGGTCGCCGAGCGGCTGCCGACCGTCATCGCGGGCAACCACGAACCCCGCCTGCCGCACACCGACCTCGTCGCCAACGACGACGAGCACGGCGCCCGGCTCGCCACCGAACACCTCATCGGCCTCGGCCACCGGCGGCTCGCCCATATCGCCGGACAGGGGCCGGTCGGCGAGCGGCGCCGGCGCGGCTTCGAGACCGCCGTGCGCTCCCACGGCCTGGCGGCGGACGCCGTCGTGGAGAGCGGCGACGGCACCGAGGAGGGCGGCTACCGCGCCGCCGTCCGACTGCTCGGCCCCCCGCGCGCCACCCGCGGGGCCACCGCCGAACGCCCCACCGCTGTCTTCGCGTTCAACGACATCTCCTGCGTCGGCGCGCTGTCCGCCGCCCAGGAGCTGGGCCTGGACGTACCCGCCGACCTCTCCCTCGTCGGCTACGACAACACCTACCTCGCCCGCATCCGCCACCTCTGGCTGAACTCCGTGAACAACGCCAGCCATGAGGTCGGCCGGCGCGCGGCGCGCTGCCTCCTGGATCGCATGGAACGCCCGGACGCCCCGGCGGGACACCAACTCGTCGCCCCGGAACTGGAGATCAGAGGCTCGACGGCACCGCCCGGGGCCGTCTGA
- a CDS encoding helix-turn-helix transcriptional regulator codes for MTDRKLWSYKEIAAHIQVQPDTVRSYRKHGLLPEPDLVEGGKPFWFADTVRAWVAQRPGQRGRR; via the coding sequence ATGACCGACCGCAAGCTCTGGTCGTACAAGGAGATCGCCGCGCACATCCAGGTGCAGCCGGACACCGTGCGCTCGTACCGCAAGCACGGGCTGCTGCCCGAACCGGATCTGGTGGAGGGCGGAAAACCGTTCTGGTTCGCCGATACCGTCAGAGCGTGGGTGGCCCAGCGACCGGGCCAACGCGGCCGACGCTGA
- a CDS encoding peptidoglycan-binding domain-containing protein, with the protein MNAHTLSHALTRTAVLTATAGLLTAGLLTGPASAAERTAGRPDTLAACAYYNGSALTVYGQRGDRVSQVQCLLANRRYLRWGEVTGYFGPKTLAAVKKFQSRQHLTANGKVDKTTWHALYHA; encoded by the coding sequence GTGAATGCCCACACACTCAGTCACGCCCTCACCCGCACTGCCGTCCTGACCGCGACCGCGGGTCTGCTCACGGCCGGCCTGCTGACCGGTCCGGCGTCCGCCGCGGAGCGGACCGCCGGACGGCCCGACACGCTGGCGGCCTGCGCCTACTACAACGGAAGCGCCCTGACCGTCTACGGTCAGCGCGGCGACCGCGTCTCGCAGGTGCAGTGCCTGCTGGCGAACCGTCGCTATCTGCGCTGGGGAGAGGTGACCGGGTACTTCGGTCCCAAGACCCTGGCCGCGGTGAAGAAGTTCCAGTCCCGGCAGCATCTGACCGCCAACGGCAAGGTCGACAAGACGACCTGGCACGCGCTCTACCACGCCTGA
- a CDS encoding sugar porter family MFS transporter, protein MAAPTSRLAPAGPPAAARAARNARRFLVAIAAVAALGGALFGYDTGVISGALPFMEEHFGLTSLGEGVITSALLIGAAFGSLLGGRMSDALGRRNSLLWAGAVFIGGALAVAFSPGVAAMTVARFVLGLAVGSASVITPLYLSEIAPPHIRGRLVSFNSLMIVSGQLLAYLINAVLAHWAAWRWMLGLAALPAVALFAGLFFLPDTPRWYISKGRRDEAARVLRRTLPAEDVPAELARIDQARTLEDDARRGTWQQLRTPWVRRLLLVGIGLAAVQQITGVNAVVYFAPKILASTGLGTGDSITATIAVGVISVVATAVGMSLIDRVGRRPMLLTGLAGMTVSLALLGAAFRLPHSTAVSALVLGLMVLYMAFMQATLNTGVWLLLAEMFPLQVRGLAMGAAVFVMWLVNFGVALAFPLLLDAVGAGTTFWFFGVMCVLSLVFCRRYAPETKGLALEDLEHELRKVAAG, encoded by the coding sequence ATGGCCGCCCCGACCAGCCGGCTCGCGCCCGCCGGCCCGCCCGCTGCCGCGCGGGCCGCCCGTAACGCCAGGCGTTTCCTCGTCGCCATCGCCGCCGTCGCCGCCCTGGGCGGTGCCCTGTTCGGCTACGACACCGGAGTGATATCCGGCGCCCTGCCCTTCATGGAGGAGCACTTCGGCCTCACCTCCCTGGGTGAGGGCGTCATCACCAGCGCGCTGCTGATCGGCGCGGCCTTCGGTTCGCTGCTCGGCGGGCGGATGTCCGACGCGCTGGGGCGGCGCAACTCCCTGTTGTGGGCGGGCGCGGTGTTCATCGGCGGCGCCCTGGCCGTCGCGTTCTCGCCGGGCGTCGCGGCCATGACCGTGGCGCGGTTCGTGCTCGGTCTCGCCGTCGGCAGCGCCTCCGTGATCACTCCGCTCTATCTCTCCGAGATCGCGCCTCCGCACATCCGTGGCCGGCTGGTCTCCTTCAACTCGCTGATGATCGTCAGTGGTCAGCTGCTCGCCTATCTGATCAATGCGGTGCTGGCGCACTGGGCGGCCTGGCGCTGGATGCTGGGTCTGGCCGCGCTGCCGGCGGTGGCGCTGTTCGCCGGACTGTTCTTCCTGCCGGACACCCCGCGCTGGTACATCAGCAAGGGCCGTCGCGACGAGGCGGCCCGGGTGCTGCGCCGTACGCTGCCGGCCGAGGACGTGCCCGCCGAGCTGGCCCGTATCGATCAGGCCCGCACGCTGGAGGACGACGCCCGGCGCGGCACCTGGCAGCAGTTGCGGACCCCGTGGGTGCGGCGGCTGCTGCTGGTCGGCATCGGGCTGGCGGCCGTCCAGCAGATCACCGGCGTCAACGCGGTGGTGTATTTCGCGCCCAAGATCCTGGCGTCGACGGGACTGGGGACCGGTGACTCGATCACGGCCACCATCGCGGTCGGTGTCATCTCGGTCGTCGCCACCGCGGTCGGGATGTCGCTGATCGACCGGGTCGGCCGGCGGCCCATGCTGCTCACCGGCCTGGCCGGGATGACCGTCTCGCTCGCCCTGCTCGGCGCCGCCTTCCGCCTTCCGCACTCCACGGCGGTCAGTGCCCTGGTGCTCGGTCTGATGGTGCTCTACATGGCGTTCATGCAGGCCACGTTGAACACCGGGGTCTGGCTGCTGCTCGCGGAGATGTTCCCGCTCCAGGTCCGCGGGCTGGCCATGGGCGCCGCGGTGTTCGTGATGTGGCTGGTCAACTTCGGGGTGGCGCTGGCCTTCCCGCTGCTGCTCGACGCGGTGGGCGCCGGCACGACCTTCTGGTTCTTCGGCGTGATGTGTGTGTTGTCCCTGGTGTTCTGCCGCCGGTACGCGCCGGAGACCAAGGGCCTGGCGCTGGAGGACCTGGAGCACGAACTGCGCAAGGTGGCGGCCGGCTAA